AGAGTACGCCTTGACCGCTGAGTCCCACGAATCCCAGCATCAACAGGTACACGCATACGGCAATGCCGGCCGGCACTTCCCATTGAATGTAGGAAGGGGCGAGCTTGCCAATGATCATTCCTGTAAAAAAATAACCGGTAAACGTGGTTGGAATCCCAAAATATGCCGGAACCTGTAGGCCCATATATCCGAGAAGAGCAGCAATAAGTAAAGTATCTACGAAGCCCAGAAAAAAACCGAGCACCACACTACCCCCTATCCATTGCAGCCGGCTCATCCGGCTTATTACGGGGGTGACCAATTCTTCTGTTAAGCTCATGTTCCGTTATTTAACCATAGTTTCGGATGTTTGCGGGGTCAAAATAAGACCCTGAATCGCTGAAATTCTTCTCGATCTCATTGCGTCAGCGCATTGGCATCGATTCTGTAACGATGTTTCCGGGAAGGATATCCGCTCGGATCGCTCCAAGCAAGACTAACGTAATCCTCCTCGAATCCCACGATCACATAATCGCCATCAGGCAGAGTACACGAGGAGAATCGATCCTTTCCAAAGAGACTGTACTCAGCTTTTATCCCGTCTAAATGAACAACGTCTCCGATCTGCATGACATCCTCCTTACCGTCAACCAGAGCATTCATAAGAAATGGAACCGATTTTTTGAAATTCCGATTGTTCTTAGATGAACGGGGCACCGTTCACCGCAGAATTTCCTTGACTCAAGTGTTGTTTATAAGGAATAAAGAAAAGTTTGTCTAGAAATATTCTTCCCCGCGAATTCTTCATACGCGGTAGCCGTACTGTTCGTAAATTTCTGACCAATTGGCTCGAACCTTGTCTCGCACTGCGTCACTTATCTGAAATTTGTTCTTCCGATAGTCTCGTATTGATTCAAGATAGGCCGTAATCCTCGGTGTCAATTTTTCAAAATCGGGAAGCTGCAATTTGTCGTACATGGTTCCAAGGGTTTCCAACGGAGCAGCCTCGAGATCCTCGTAGGTCAGCTCATGGAGTTGCCCCGCAGGAATTTTGTCGCGGTCCCTGAAATAGAGAGCAAACAGCTCCTTGTACCAAGACAGGATCAAATCGTCCACGAGTTCGGGCGAAGGCACCTGAAGATGGGCATGGGCGAGAGAATCCCTCCACAACTTGTGGGTTGACAGGTACACCATGCAGGGATCTCTCATAATGTGGACGAACTGTGCCTTGGGAAAAAGCTCCAGAAGTGTCGCCACTCGTCCGAGATGCGGAGGAGATTTCAGGGTGATTCTCCCTCCCTCCGAGAGAGTCAATTTTTTGATAAACAGGATCAGCGACGCCTTCCATCGTTCAAGATTCCTGGAGGTTAGCCGTCTGCAGTCCAATTCCGTGAATCCTCTGTCTCCTGTTACGGGAAAGAGAATTCTCATGTACGGGGATACGGTTGAATCCGCTGCAAGAGCGAATTCATCTTCATGAGGCGTACTCGAAGAGAAAGCCATGTTATCCATGGGGCGTTTCTTCGGAGCAATGAGGTCGAAGATGGGACTGCCTGCCTGTGAGAAAATGAAGTGACCGGGAAAAGACGCCTGATACGCAGTAGGACAGGTGAGATTCTCATCAAGGCTCAGGAGATTGTGCAGATGCGTCGTACCGCTTCGCCAGTGACCGATGACGAATAAAGGAGGCTCCTGAATTTCAAGAGATTCGATTTCTCGTGAATTAAAGAATTCTTCGCACGTCGCATACATGGAGTTCAAAACACCCAAAACCGCGAGATGTGCGAGCCTTCCGAGACAGGGCGTATCGACCCGAAATCCGTTCCGCGCCAATACTCGCAACAACGTTGGCAACGTCATGCCCGGAATAATTTGAGGGCGTTTTCTCATGCGCTCCAACAGACCCATCTAGTGCTCTCCACAATTCCGACCGCAAAAAAATTTCCAGCCGGGACATTCTTGCAGGAACGGGCACCAAAGCTGGCAATCCGTGTAGCCATCTTGAACCCAAGGACCTTGCAATAAGTTTCGGATAATGTCACAAATTTCATCGAACGAAAAGTGCCGGCAGACAGGCACGCATGTTGATACCGATTCGCTTTTATGAGCCTAATTCGGCTCGCACGGAGGCCGGTCGCCACCAGCTTTTGGTAGGGGCCGGCCGTGACTCCGGACCGATTATAACTTATTAGCGAAATGGTGTGATGTGCAGCTTGAGCCGGAAAAACAGATTACCTGGAGGCATGATGGTTTTCAAAGGCCGGACATGGAAGTTTGGTGACGACGTGAACACGGATGAGATTATTCCGGCGCGATATTTGAGTCTTTCGCATCCGACAGAACTGGCCGAACACGTGATGGAGGATGCTGACCCGGAATTCCCTTCCAAAGTGAAGCCGGGGGATATCATTGTAGCGGGGAAGAATTTCGGATGCGGTTCATCGAGAGAACACGCGCCGGTTGCCATAAAGGGAGCAAAGGTGTCTTGTGTCATAGCAAAGAGTTTTGCGCGGATTTTCTTCCGGAATGCGTTCAACACCGGATTGTTGATCTTTGAGGCTCCTGGAGCTGCGGACGCCATTCAGGAAGGGCATGAGGTTGAAGTGGACCCGGATCAGGGGATAATTCGCAACCTCAGCACGGGCGAAGTATTCAAGGTTGCAGCTATTCCGCCTTTTATGAAAGAGCTCCTCGATGACGGTGGACTCATTGCTCATATCAAGAAAAGAACTGATGTGACAGAAAACGCATCCGAATAAACTTTGCTCGAAGAAAGCTGCACGTTAGAATTGGTTGAAGGGCATAGGTACACATAGGTTTTCACCTGAAGCATGCATCGGATACAGTGTACCTATGTATAAAGCGGGTAAATTCCGGAGGATATAACAAGTGCATGTCTTAATGGTAACACCTGAGGCTACGCCGTTTGCCCAGACCGGGGGGTTGGGCGAAGTCATGTCCGCTCTGCCGGCTGAACTGATCAGTCTGGGGGCGGATGTAGAAGTTTTCATGCCCAAATACCGCAATATCACTCCTGAAAAGTTCCCCAACCTCAAGAAAACCGATTTCACGGTGGAAATCTCCCTGAATGCAAAACCAGTAAAGGGACGCATTTGGGAACTCATCGACGAACGCAAGACGCGGTATTTGTTTCTCGAATGTGACGAGTTCTTCGATAGAGATTATCTATACGGGACTCCGGATGGCGATTACGAAGATAATGCAGAGCGCTTTGTATTTCTTACCCGAGCGGCATTGGAGATGGCACTGCTGAGACGCAAGCATTTCGACATTTACCATGTGCACGATTGGCAAGCTGCTTTGACGCCTGTTTATCTTCGGACTCTGTACGCAGGAGAAAAGCTTTTCGAAGACAGCGCAGCAATCATGACCATACACAATCTGGGGTACCAGGGGATCTTCTGGCATCTGGATATGCCTCTGGTTGGTGTAGGCTGGGAATTCTTCACTCCCAAGCACATGGAATTTTATGGGAAACTGAATTTCCTCAAGAGCGGTATAGTATTTTCTGATGAAGTGAACACCGTCTCACCAGGGTATCGCAACGAAATACTAACTCCTGAATTTGGATTCGGCCTGGAAGGCGTACTTCAGGAGAAGGGAGCTCGACTCTCGGGCATTCTCAATGGTGTTGATTATTCCATCTGGAATCCGGAAACGGACCAGTTCATTGCAGCTCGGTACGGGGCTGACGACCTCTCCGGTAAAGCCCTCTGCAAGGCGGATCTTCAGAACATTGCAGGATTGCCCGAGTTGCCGGATGTGCCGGTAATCAGCATGGTTACCAGGCTATCGAGCCAAAAGGGAGTGGACATTCTTGCCGCAGCATTACCGACCCTGATTGAGAGAGATCTGCAATTCGTGCTCCTCGGCTCGGGAGATGCACGCTATCAGCAATCGTTTCAAGAGTTTGCACGAGATTACCCCGACAAGATCGCCGCTTTTCTCGCGTATGATTACAGGTTGTCTCACAAGATTTTTGCAGGATCGGACATCCTCCTTGTGCCATCTCGCTATGAGCCCTGCGGTCTCAACCAACTGTACGGCTTAAAATATGGCACCGTGCCTATAGTTAGAGTCACAGGAGGGCTCACTGATACGGTGGAACAGTTCAATCCGGAAATGGACACAGGTACGGGGTTCAGGTTTGTTCCCCCTGACTCGGATGCTCTCATCGACGCCATTTCCAAAGCTGTCAACGTGTACACGGATATGCCGGACGCATGGACAAAGCTCATGCGCCGCGGCATGGCCCGCGATTTTTCCTGGAAACGCTCCGCGCATGAGTATCTCAAATTGTATGAACGTGCCAGGACCGCGAGAATGGACTATCTCAACCAATTTGCTTAGCAATCTGAGCGATAACATCAGGACCCATACCAAAGAAGTAAGTTGAAACAATCGAGCTTCGAGGATGCTTTTTCCTACATTCAAAGCATCCTACATGCGTGATACGGACTTGCAATCAAGATAGTTCTTGCTGAGGGAAGCACGGACCTGCAGGGCAGGTCCGTGGCACCCAAAACCGCTGTCGGTATCGGTACGGGGGTGCCACTGACGAGCACAGGTCAGTGTAGTTCGCATCTTGAATGCAAAATGGTATGAGCCAATATGTGTGGCACTGACGACAATATTGTGCTTTGACTCTGACTGCCGCGAAGGAGCTTAGCGGACGGAAAAGCCTGTGGAGCTATATCGCTTGGATCCGACTGCGCAGGGATGGAGAAAATTGTGACAGAGCCCGATACCACAGTGCTGTATTCCGTGCAATCCGTGAGTAAAGTTTACAAAATGGGGGAAGTGGATGTATGGGCTCTCCGGGAGGCGTCCTTGGAGGTGCTGGATAGTGAATTTCTGATCATTGTGGGTCCCAGCGGATCGGGCAAGAGTACGTTGCTGAACCTCATTGGTGGTATGGATCGCCCGACGTCCGGAAGGCTCCTGTACCTGGGACGAGATCTGTCACAGGCGACTGATGCCGAGCTGACCGAGTTTCGGAGAGATGAGGTGGGGTTCGTGTTTCAGTTCTACAATCTGGTGCCGACATTGACCGCCCTGGAGAATGTCCAGGTTTCCGTGGAACTGTCAGCGGATCCAATGGACGCGGCCGAAGCGCTGCGTATGGTGAATCTCGCAGATAAGGCGGACAATTTTCCGTCCCAACTGAGTGGTGGCGAGCAGCAGCGTGTTGCCATCGCGAGAGCTTTGGCAGGCAACCCTCGATTGCTCCTGTGCGACGAACCCACGGGGGCGCTTGACCTGGAAACGAGCAGACAGGTGCTCGGTTTACTCGCCGGTCTCAGGCGGGATTTTAAAAAGACCGTCATTCTGATAACCCATAACGGTGCCGTAGCGGGTATAGGCCAAAGAGTAGCGATCATCCGGGATGGTACCATCGATTCCATTCGAGTCAACGAAAGGCCGGTTCCGGCTGAAGAGGTTCGGTGGTGAGCCGAGTTCTTACACGAAAACTCCTGAGGGACCTTTGGCAGCGCAGGAGGTCCCTGATAGCCCTCATAGCGATTGTCACCGTTGGCGTGGGCGTGTACGTAACCCTGGCGTCGGTGCACCTGGATCTTGATGGAGCGAGAATCCGCTATTACGACCGCTATCGCTTGTCCGATTTCACGGTGGATGTCAAGCGTGCTCCGGAATGGACCATAGAAGTCGTACGTACACTGCCCAACGTCAAAGAGGCTCGAGGCAGAGTGTACTTGCAGGTGCTGCTGGATCTGAAATCTGCACAGCGGCCGATCCCGGGCGTGGCGCTGTCGATGCCCGGACACAGGGCGGACGTAATTGACGGAATTATGATGCGCTCCGGAGCGTGGTTCTCTTCGGACAATTCGGCAGAGGCCATCCTCGAGCATCAATTTGCCGAAGCAAACCACATCGGCCCCGGCGATCGGATAAAGGTGACATTGCTGGATAAACAGCACAATCTCCTGGTGGTGGGCACTGCTATGTCGCCGGAGTTTGTCTACTTGATTCCTCCAGGCGGAGGCCTGTCACCCGACCCTGCGGGTTACGGAGTTATGTTCCTGCCTCAGAGATTCCTTCAAGACGCCGCGGACCTGAGCGGCGCGTACAATCAGGTGGTGGGACTGGCGGCAGATAATTCCCGTAACGCTCTGGAAGATACACTAAAAGTTATCAAGAGTGAGCTCGATGAATACGGAGTCACCAACACAACTCCAATCCAGGATCAGCCCTCGGCAAGCATTATCAGGGATGAGCTGCAAAACCTTAAAACCACCGCTGCCATATATCCCACCATATTTCTCGGATTTGCAGCATTAATACTGAACATTTTAGTCTCCCGGATGGTGATTCAACAAAGGGTTGTGGTAGGCACTCTGAGAGCTCTGGGGTTTTCCGCCGGAGCTGTCACCAGACATTTCCTGGGCTACGGTCTGATAATCGGGATACTGGGCGGGATCGGTGGATTGGTGTTTGGCTGGTGGCTCCAGAACGCTATGCTCGGGATGTATCGGCAGTTCTTTGCCATGCCCGGGATCGTCGGTCGTTTCCATTGGCACATCCATTTGCAGGGATTGGCCATAGCCGTTGTCTTTGCCTTGTTGGGAGCTTGGAGAGGAAGTCGCAGGGCAGCCGGACTTGAGCCCGCTGAAGCCATGCGTCCTCCGCCCCCTGAAAAGGGAGGCCGGATTCTGCTCGAAAGGATATCGGTTCTCTGGGGCCCTCTTTCATTCCACTGGAAGATGATCTTGAGAGCTGTGTTTCGGAACCCGTTTCGCAGCTCGGTATCTATTCTCGCTGCCGCAGTCGCAACCGCGATCATGCTAACCTCCTTCAGCACGTACGATTCCACGTACTTCTTGATGAACTACCATTTCAAGAAGCTTTCTCACTACGATCTCATCATATCGCTACGCGATCCGAAGGGGATGTCAGCGCGATCCGAGGCTCAGAATTTACCTGGAGTCTCCTTTGCCGAGCCGCAACTGGATGTCTTATGCGATCTGAAGAACGGTCCGTACGAGAAGCGTACTGCCGTGACGGGATTGCCGCCGAAGCATATGCTTTTCACGCCGCTGGATCGGTCGGGCAGGGATCTGGTCGTTCCGGATGAAGGGATAATCCTTACAGAAAAATTGGCCGAGATTCTCCATGTCCACGTTGGGGACAAGATTCGGCTGCGACCGCTCATTGCACGGCGGACCGAGGTTGAGGCTCCTGTGATGGGCGTCGTACATACGTTTCTCGGACTCTCGGCTTACTGCAATCTCCATTATCTGAGCGGGCTTCTCGGCGAGTACCAGGTGACCGGCTCGTTCCTCGTCAAAGAGTACCCCGGAGCGCCGGAGAGGCCTTTGATGAAGCAGATCGGGATCCGACCAGCAGTCACGAGCGTGACCGAGCGGCTTAGGGCGCTCCACCAGATGGAGGCGACCATGGCCCAGTTCATTGGCGCCATGTTCGGCATCACGGTCCTATTCGCGGGTGTCATAGCGTTCGGAAGCCTGCTAAACACTGCTCTGGTTTCGCTGAGCGAACGTGAGCGCGAGGTAGGCACGCTCCGGGTGCTCGGCTACACGTCTGCGCAGGTCGCGAAAATCTTCGCTTGGGAAAGCATCCTTCTCAATGCGGTGGGAACGATCTTGGGGCTGGGCCTTGGAGTGGGACTGGCTCATCTGATCTCGCTGGCGTTTGACACCGAGCTTTATCGTTTTCCCGCTGTCATCCTTCCGTCCAAGGTGTTGATCTCAGTTGCGGCCATGGCCCTGTTCGTCGCAGTGGGCCAACTCATCGTGTACCGAATGATCCGAAGCCTCCCCTGGCTGGATGTGCTCAAAGTGAAGGAGTGAGGCATGTCGTTTTGGCTCACATTATCGTTCAAGTCGTATCGCACGCGACTCATGTGCATTCCGTTGTTGTTGGCATTTCTGATTACGGGCTGCGCCTCACAACCTGTTGTTACTGTCTCGGCTCATCGCGGCAAGATTCAGGAAACGTTCACCGAGCCGGCTCGCACCAGGTTGTCAAGAACGTATCCCATCAGCACCCCTGTGGAAGGCCGCGTCATGAGAATCGCTCTGGAGCCTAAGGACAAGGTTGAACGAGGACAATTGCTGGTGCAGTACGACCTGGTACCTTTCGAGGAAGCGGTAAAAGAGGCTCGAGCGAGGGTTTTGGAGCTCAAGGCGAATCTTGTGGTGCATGACGACAACAGATTAGAGAATACTGCACTGGTGGAAGCCAAATCTGCTATTCAAGCGGCGGAAGAAGCACTCAAAGCGTCTCAGGCTCAGGTGGCTGCGGAGAAAGCACGCTGGGAGCGAGCGGACAAGGAGCTCAAGCGCATGACCCAACTGCTAGCTCAACAGGCTATCCCGCAGACAAAAATGGACGACGTGAGCCTTGCGGCCGAAACAGCGCTGATCGAGCTCAAGCAGCAAGAATTCTATCTCGCTGCCATGAAAGCCATTGTTTTCGCTGTCCACCTAGGGCCTTTGTACGTGACCCGATACCTTGAGAGAAAGGAGCTCGAGCGATCGGCAATCGAGCATCAATTGGCTCAGGCAGCGGCACGCCTTGCCCTGGCAGAGCATAATTTCAAGCTGACGAACGTGCGCTCACCGGTCACTGGGCTTGTGTTGGAGAAGCACGAAGAGGGGGACAGCACTCTGCAGGCAGGGAAGCAGTTGCTCCTGCTGGGTGATCTCAAGGACCTGGAAGTCGTGGCGGATGTGCTCACTCAAGATGCTCTCAGGCTTTCTGCAGGCACTCAGGTTCAGCTCCAGCCCGCCATAGCCGCTGCTTCGATCCCCGGCAAGGTAAAGCGTATAGACCCTTCCGGATTCACCAAACTGTCTTCCCTGGGAGTGGAGCAGCAGCGTGTCAATGTCATAGTCTCATTTGCCGGCGATCATCAGGACCTCGGCGTGGGATACCGGGTGCAGGCACGATTCATAACGGGCTCCAAACCTGACGCGCTGATCGTTTCTCGATTCAGTGTAATGCAGGAGCCGGATGGCTCATACTATGTCCTTAAGGTTGAGGACGGCCGGCTGCAA
The sequence above is a segment of the Desulfomonile tiedjei DSM 6799 genome. Coding sequences within it:
- a CDS encoding 3-isopropylmalate dehydratase small subunit, with the protein product MVFKGRTWKFGDDVNTDEIIPARYLSLSHPTELAEHVMEDADPEFPSKVKPGDIIVAGKNFGCGSSREHAPVAIKGAKVSCVIAKSFARIFFRNAFNTGLLIFEAPGAADAIQEGHEVEVDPDQGIIRNLSTGEVFKVAAIPPFMKELLDDGGLIAHIKKRTDVTENASE
- a CDS encoding efflux RND transporter periplasmic adaptor subunit, with the translated sequence MSFWLTLSFKSYRTRLMCIPLLLAFLITGCASQPVVTVSAHRGKIQETFTEPARTRLSRTYPISTPVEGRVMRIALEPKDKVERGQLLVQYDLVPFEEAVKEARARVLELKANLVVHDDNRLENTALVEAKSAIQAAEEALKASQAQVAAEKARWERADKELKRMTQLLAQQAIPQTKMDDVSLAAETALIELKQQEFYLAAMKAIVFAVHLGPLYVTRYLERKELERSAIEHQLAQAAARLALAEHNFKLTNVRSPVTGLVLEKHEEGDSTLQAGKQLLLLGDLKDLEVVADVLTQDALRLSAGTQVQLQPAIAAASIPGKVKRIDPSGFTKLSSLGVEQQRVNVIVSFAGDHQDLGVGYRVQARFITGSKPDALIVSRFSVMQEPDGSYYVLKVEDGRLQKQKVQLGLRNDLELEIVSGLTEKDVIVARPDTTMEVGSKVSSRER
- a CDS encoding sulfotransferase family protein — translated: MGLLERMRKRPQIIPGMTLPTLLRVLARNGFRVDTPCLGRLAHLAVLGVLNSMYATCEEFFNSREIESLEIQEPPLFVIGHWRSGTTHLHNLLSLDENLTCPTAYQASFPGHFIFSQAGSPIFDLIAPKKRPMDNMAFSSSTPHEDEFALAADSTVSPYMRILFPVTGDRGFTELDCRRLTSRNLERWKASLILFIKKLTLSEGGRITLKSPPHLGRVATLLELFPKAQFVHIMRDPCMVYLSTHKLWRDSLAHAHLQVPSPELVDDLILSWYKELFALYFRDRDKIPAGQLHELTYEDLEAAPLETLGTMYDKLQLPDFEKLTPRITAYLESIRDYRKNKFQISDAVRDKVRANWSEIYEQYGYRV
- the glgA gene encoding glycogen synthase GlgA, whose product is MHVLMVTPEATPFAQTGGLGEVMSALPAELISLGADVEVFMPKYRNITPEKFPNLKKTDFTVEISLNAKPVKGRIWELIDERKTRYLFLECDEFFDRDYLYGTPDGDYEDNAERFVFLTRAALEMALLRRKHFDIYHVHDWQAALTPVYLRTLYAGEKLFEDSAAIMTIHNLGYQGIFWHLDMPLVGVGWEFFTPKHMEFYGKLNFLKSGIVFSDEVNTVSPGYRNEILTPEFGFGLEGVLQEKGARLSGILNGVDYSIWNPETDQFIAARYGADDLSGKALCKADLQNIAGLPELPDVPVISMVTRLSSQKGVDILAAALPTLIERDLQFVLLGSGDARYQQSFQEFARDYPDKIAAFLAYDYRLSHKIFAGSDILLVPSRYEPCGLNQLYGLKYGTVPIVRVTGGLTDTVEQFNPEMDTGTGFRFVPPDSDALIDAISKAVNVYTDMPDAWTKLMRRGMARDFSWKRSAHEYLKLYERARTARMDYLNQFA
- a CDS encoding ABC transporter ATP-binding protein, which codes for MTEPDTTVLYSVQSVSKVYKMGEVDVWALREASLEVLDSEFLIIVGPSGSGKSTLLNLIGGMDRPTSGRLLYLGRDLSQATDAELTEFRRDEVGFVFQFYNLVPTLTALENVQVSVELSADPMDAAEALRMVNLADKADNFPSQLSGGEQQRVAIARALAGNPRLLLCDEPTGALDLETSRQVLGLLAGLRRDFKKTVILITHNGAVAGIGQRVAIIRDGTIDSIRVNERPVPAEEVRW
- a CDS encoding ABC transporter permease → MSRVLTRKLLRDLWQRRRSLIALIAIVTVGVGVYVTLASVHLDLDGARIRYYDRYRLSDFTVDVKRAPEWTIEVVRTLPNVKEARGRVYLQVLLDLKSAQRPIPGVALSMPGHRADVIDGIMMRSGAWFSSDNSAEAILEHQFAEANHIGPGDRIKVTLLDKQHNLLVVGTAMSPEFVYLIPPGGGLSPDPAGYGVMFLPQRFLQDAADLSGAYNQVVGLAADNSRNALEDTLKVIKSELDEYGVTNTTPIQDQPSASIIRDELQNLKTTAAIYPTIFLGFAALILNILVSRMVIQQRVVVGTLRALGFSAGAVTRHFLGYGLIIGILGGIGGLVFGWWLQNAMLGMYRQFFAMPGIVGRFHWHIHLQGLAIAVVFALLGAWRGSRRAAGLEPAEAMRPPPPEKGGRILLERISVLWGPLSFHWKMILRAVFRNPFRSSVSILAAAVATAIMLTSFSTYDSTYFLMNYHFKKLSHYDLIISLRDPKGMSARSEAQNLPGVSFAEPQLDVLCDLKNGPYEKRTAVTGLPPKHMLFTPLDRSGRDLVVPDEGIILTEKLAEILHVHVGDKIRLRPLIARRTEVEAPVMGVVHTFLGLSAYCNLHYLSGLLGEYQVTGSFLVKEYPGAPERPLMKQIGIRPAVTSVTERLRALHQMEATMAQFIGAMFGITVLFAGVIAFGSLLNTALVSLSEREREVGTLRVLGYTSAQVAKIFAWESILLNAVGTILGLGLGVGLAHLISLAFDTELYRFPAVILPSKVLISVAAMALFVAVGQLIVYRMIRSLPWLDVLKVKE